One Pleuronectes platessa chromosome 9, fPlePla1.1, whole genome shotgun sequence genomic region harbors:
- the rgs5a gene encoding regulator of G-protein signaling 5a gives MCRGLAALPQTCRERAKEIKSKLGVFLQKPENAIDLIIQYPEKPEKKPEKLQKPAPEEAAQWRECLDRVLTNNYGLAAFRSFLQSEFSEENIEFWTACEDFKKTKSPAKMAAKAKKIYEDFIQSEGPREVNIDHFTKDVTLRNLVDLSPATFDLAQKRIHALMEKDSFGRFLRSDQYQELLVN, from the exons ATGTGCAGAGGATTAGCTGCCTTACCCCAGACCTGCCGGGAGAG GGCCAAGGAGATCAAGTCGAAGTTGGGAGTTTTCCTGCAGAAGCCGGAAAATGCCATCGACCTCATCATCCAGTACCCGGAGAAGCCGGAGAAGAAGCCGGAGAAGCTGCAGAA GCCTGCTCCGGAGGAGGCGGCTCAGTGGCGCGAGTGTCTGGACCGAGTCCTGACCAACAACT acGGCCTGGCTGCTTTCCGTAGCTTCCTTCAGTCCGAGTTCAGCGAGGAGAACATCGAGTTCTGGACGGCCTGCGAGGACTTCAAGAAGACCAAGAGCCCAGCCAAGATGGCCGCCAAGGCCAAGAAGATCTACGAAGACTTCATCCAGTCCGAGGGACCCAGAGAG GTGAACATTGACCACTTCACCAAGGACGTGACCCTGAGGAACCTGGTGGACCTCTCCCCCGCGACCTTCGACCTGGCCCAGAAGAGGATCCACGCCCTGATGGAGAAGGACTCCTTCGGCCGGTTCCTCCGCTCCGACCAGTACCAGGAGCTCCTGGTCAACTAA